One window of the Streptomyces sp. ITFR-21 genome contains the following:
- a CDS encoding alpha/beta fold hydrolase has translation MRLKTHTWGSGDRVALLIHGLMADHRTWRRVGPALAGRGYRVIGVDLPGHGRSPRGSGPYGAGLYRLDDMALAVAAACPHGADVAIGHSLGALVLERATHLGMAVDRAVYSDPAWRSEPQDLAPARAYKHATRDEIRAANPRWDPAAVDDEVACLALWDPDTLTVLEPPPGLPVTAVRPSLVLLADPSERIPPGAQDLLRARGFALRTVPGAGHSIHRDDFPGFMSALSDWA, from the coding sequence ATGCGGCTGAAGACGCACACATGGGGCTCCGGTGATCGGGTCGCGCTGCTGATCCACGGCTTGATGGCCGACCACCGAACCTGGCGCCGGGTCGGCCCCGCGCTCGCCGGACGGGGTTACCGGGTCATCGGCGTCGACCTGCCCGGCCACGGCCGAAGCCCCCGCGGCAGCGGGCCGTACGGCGCCGGACTCTACCGCCTGGACGACATGGCGCTCGCGGTGGCCGCCGCCTGTCCGCACGGTGCCGACGTGGCGATCGGGCACTCCCTGGGCGCCCTGGTGCTGGAGCGGGCCACTCACCTCGGCATGGCCGTCGACCGGGCCGTTTACAGCGATCCCGCCTGGCGCAGCGAGCCGCAGGACCTCGCGCCCGCCCGCGCCTACAAACACGCCACCCGCGACGAGATCCGCGCGGCCAACCCGCGCTGGGACCCCGCCGCCGTGGACGACGAGGTGGCCTGCCTGGCGCTGTGGGACCCCGATACGCTGACGGTCCTGGAGCCCCCGCCCGGACTTCCCGTCACGGCGGTCCGCCCCTCGCTGGTGCTCCTCGCCGACCCCAGCGAGCGGATTCCGCCCGGCGCGCAGGACCTGCTGCGCGCCCGCGGCTTCGCGCTGCGGACCGTGCCCGGCGCGGGCCACTCGATCCACCGTGACGACTTCCCCGGGTTCATGTCCGCACTCTCGGACTGGGCCTGA
- a CDS encoding extracellular catalytic domain type 1 short-chain-length polyhydroxyalkanoate depolymerase gives MAALASAAALASGVLLATGGTAQAAANAGPGFPAQYAAPYAEVGNSPAALAAVKNATRLKYFTLAFVIDGGGCNATFNGDTSVTDSGWTSAINSLRAGGGDVIASFGGASGTEIGISCTSVAALKTQYKRVIDGLNLTRLDFDIEGSALSNTTANTRRNQALAQLQQEYAVAGRKLDIDYTLPANPTGLESNGTAILNNAKSNGLNVNLVNIMTMDYGSATDTGNAAISAANALHTQLGQIWNTRTSAQLWAMEGSTPMIGVNDTTGKVFSTSDATDVANFAKTNGIQELSFWSLGRDKACSGNGQLSDSCSGTSQSQYQFSSIFNGITGGGATPAPTPATGVVTGVATGVVTGVVTGVGGKCVDVASAGTANGTAVQLYDCNGSAAQSWTVGGDGTVRALGKCLDVTGQGTANGTKLQLWDCNGSGAQQWTAETDGHLRNPQSGRYLDAPGGNTANGTRLQIWDRNTNPWQTWHLPTGGGGTTPPPGSCTPGLSSGQYDTPVSFGGKTYQVLVHIPGRSAGARLPLVLDLHGSQGTGAGQLSYSNLAPTADANGFIVAAPTGVVPAGSGYIWNVPYVTPSGTRDDVGFLRQVIDTLTTGACVDPARVYATGYSGGGRMTSALGCALADRVAAIAPVSGVRAGRPDPADGSRPDSSTCTPSRAVPVIAFHGQQDGTNPYDGGGDSGAWGYSVPVAQQRWAALNGCTTGPTAGQVSVHVQETVYSGCRDGADVRLYTVSNGGHTWPDSPQDNGNGTVTHEISADSLMWQFFQQHPMPQSS, from the coding sequence GTGGCCGCCCTGGCATCGGCGGCCGCTCTTGCTTCCGGTGTGCTGCTGGCGACCGGTGGTACGGCCCAGGCCGCGGCCAACGCCGGTCCCGGTTTTCCCGCTCAGTACGCGGCGCCGTATGCCGAGGTGGGGAACTCGCCGGCGGCGCTGGCGGCGGTGAAGAACGCGACGAGGCTGAAGTACTTCACGCTCGCGTTCGTCATCGACGGCGGCGGCTGCAACGCCACCTTCAACGGTGACACCTCCGTCACCGACTCCGGTTGGACGTCGGCCATCAACAGCCTGCGGGCCGGCGGCGGCGACGTCATCGCCTCCTTCGGCGGCGCGTCCGGCACCGAGATCGGCATCTCCTGCACCTCGGTGGCGGCGCTGAAGACCCAGTACAAGCGGGTCATCGACGGGCTCAACCTCACCCGCCTCGACTTCGACATCGAGGGCAGCGCGCTGAGCAACACCACGGCCAACACCCGGCGGAACCAGGCCCTCGCCCAGCTCCAGCAGGAGTACGCCGTGGCCGGCAGGAAGCTCGACATCGACTACACCCTGCCGGCGAACCCGACGGGCCTGGAGTCCAACGGCACCGCCATCCTGAACAACGCCAAGAGCAACGGCCTGAACGTCAACCTCGTCAACATCATGACGATGGACTACGGCTCCGCGACGGACACGGGCAACGCCGCGATCAGCGCCGCCAACGCCCTGCACACCCAGCTCGGCCAGATCTGGAACACCAGGACCTCCGCGCAGCTGTGGGCGATGGAGGGCAGCACCCCCATGATCGGCGTGAACGACACCACCGGCAAGGTCTTCTCCACCTCCGACGCCACCGACGTGGCGAACTTCGCCAAGACCAACGGCATCCAGGAACTGTCCTTCTGGTCCCTCGGCCGCGACAAGGCCTGCTCCGGCAACGGCCAGCTCTCCGACTCCTGCAGCGGCACCTCCCAGTCCCAGTACCAGTTCTCCAGCATCTTCAACGGCATCACCGGAGGCGGCGCCACACCGGCGCCCACCCCGGCCACGGGTGTGGTCACGGGTGTGGCCACGGGTGTGGTCACGGGTGTGGTCACGGGTGTGGGCGGTAAGTGTGTGGATGTGGCGTCGGCCGGCACGGCGAACGGGACGGCGGTGCAGTTGTACGACTGCAACGGCAGTGCGGCGCAGTCCTGGACCGTCGGTGGCGACGGGACGGTCCGGGCGCTGGGCAAGTGCCTGGACGTGACCGGGCAGGGCACCGCCAACGGCACGAAGCTGCAGCTCTGGGACTGCAACGGCTCCGGCGCCCAGCAGTGGACCGCCGAGACCGACGGACACCTGAGGAACCCCCAGTCCGGCCGCTACCTCGACGCCCCCGGCGGCAACACCGCCAACGGCACCCGCCTCCAGATCTGGGACCGCAACACCAACCCCTGGCAGACCTGGCACCTCCCCACGGGAGGAGGCGGCACCACTCCCCCGCCCGGTTCGTGCACTCCCGGCCTGAGCAGTGGCCAGTACGACACGCCGGTGTCCTTCGGCGGGAAGACGTACCAGGTCCTGGTGCACATCCCGGGACGCTCGGCGGGTGCGCGGCTGCCGCTGGTGCTGGACCTGCACGGCAGTCAGGGCACCGGCGCCGGGCAGCTGTCGTACAGCAACCTGGCGCCCACGGCCGATGCCAACGGCTTCATCGTGGCCGCCCCCACCGGGGTGGTGCCCGCCGGCAGCGGCTACATCTGGAACGTCCCCTACGTCACGCCGAGCGGCACCCGTGACGACGTCGGCTTCCTGCGGCAGGTCATCGACACCCTGACCACCGGCGCCTGCGTCGACCCGGCCCGGGTGTACGCCACCGGGTACTCCGGCGGCGGCCGGATGACCTCCGCCCTGGGGTGCGCGCTCGCCGACAGGGTCGCCGCGATCGCCCCGGTCTCCGGCGTCCGGGCGGGCCGGCCCGACCCCGCGGACGGCAGCCGCCCGGACTCCTCGACCTGCACGCCGTCGCGCGCGGTCCCGGTGATCGCCTTCCACGGTCAGCAGGACGGCACGAACCCGTACGACGGCGGTGGTGACAGCGGGGCGTGGGGCTACTCGGTGCCCGTGGCGCAGCAGCGCTGGGCGGCCCTGAACGGCTGCACGACGGGACCGACCGCCGGCCAGGTCAGCGTCCACGTCCAGGAGACCGTGTACAGCGGCTGCCGGGACGGGGCGGACGTCCGGCTCTACACCGTGTCCAACGGCGGGCACACCTGGCCGGACTCCCCCCAGGACAACGGCAACGGCACCGTCACCCACGAGATCAGCGCCGACAGCCTGATGTGGCAGTTCTTCCAGCAGCACCCCATGCCGCAGTCCTCCTGA
- a CDS encoding glycosyl hydrolase, producing the protein MAAVAGVALTVTGGSASAAPPAPAGVTKADEIAYLKSLTGNHVLSGQQGGANSDPAQWVRKAHDITGQYPGVWNGDFGFSQDDIDNRQTVINEAKAEWAAGTIPGLMMHACRPDVATCSFEGGSNPVKGSKLSDSEWSQLITDGSTLNNDYKRKLDQFVPYFQQLKDAGIPVLFRPQHELNEGWAWWGGRAGTNGSARLFQITHDYLESKGLNNIIWVWAPKDVAGGASQAAGYYPGSNYVDVVGLDVWVNKFPSTDWYQAIQNIAGTKPIALAEVGSVPQPAQMASQPKWTYWNVWMNWLTDPAYNSNDSVKAGYYDARTYSRGEVTIPTGTTPPTTPPTSPPGGSRTGVVTGVGGKCVDVASAGTANGTAVQLYDCNGSAAQSWTVGGDGTVRALGKCLDVTGQGTANGTKLQLWDCNGSGAQQWTAETDGHLRNPQSGRYLDAPGGNTANGTRLQIWDRNTNPWQTWHLPT; encoded by the coding sequence GTGGCAGCTGTCGCAGGTGTCGCCCTCACGGTCACCGGCGGCTCCGCCTCCGCGGCTCCGCCCGCACCGGCCGGCGTCACCAAGGCCGACGAGATCGCGTACCTCAAAAGCCTGACCGGCAACCACGTCCTGTCCGGCCAGCAGGGCGGCGCGAACAGCGACCCGGCTCAGTGGGTCCGCAAGGCCCACGACATCACCGGCCAGTACCCCGGTGTCTGGAACGGTGACTTCGGGTTCAGCCAGGACGACATCGACAACCGGCAGACGGTGATCAACGAGGCCAAGGCCGAATGGGCGGCCGGCACCATCCCCGGCCTGATGATGCACGCCTGCCGCCCGGACGTGGCCACCTGCTCCTTCGAGGGCGGCTCGAACCCGGTGAAGGGCAGCAAGCTGTCGGACTCCGAGTGGAGCCAGCTCATCACCGACGGCAGCACGCTCAACAACGACTACAAGCGCAAGCTCGACCAGTTCGTGCCGTACTTCCAGCAGTTGAAGGACGCCGGGATACCGGTGCTGTTCCGGCCGCAGCACGAGCTGAACGAGGGCTGGGCCTGGTGGGGCGGGCGCGCCGGTACGAACGGCAGCGCGCGGCTGTTCCAGATCACCCACGACTACCTGGAGTCCAAGGGCCTGAACAACATCATCTGGGTGTGGGCTCCCAAGGACGTTGCCGGCGGCGCCTCCCAGGCGGCGGGCTACTACCCGGGCAGCAACTACGTGGACGTCGTCGGTCTCGACGTCTGGGTGAACAAGTTCCCCTCCACCGACTGGTACCAGGCGATCCAGAACATCGCCGGCACCAAGCCCATCGCCCTGGCCGAAGTCGGCAGCGTGCCGCAGCCCGCGCAGATGGCCTCCCAGCCCAAGTGGACCTACTGGAACGTCTGGATGAACTGGCTGACCGACCCGGCCTACAACTCCAACGACTCCGTCAAGGCCGGCTACTACGACGCCCGCACCTACAGCCGGGGCGAAGTCACGATTCCCACGGGTACGACGCCTCCGACGACTCCGCCGACGTCGCCTCCTGGTGGGTCGCGTACGGGTGTGGTCACGGGTGTGGGCGGTAAGTGTGTGGATGTGGCGTCGGCCGGTACGGCGAACGGGACGGCGGTGCAGTTGTACGACTGCAACGGCAGTGCGGCGCAGTCCTGGACCGTCGGTGGCGACGGGACGGTCCGGGCGCTGGGCAAGTGCCTGGACGTGACCGGGCAGGGCACCGCCAACGGCACGAAGCTGCAGCTCTGGGACTGCAACGGCTCCGGCGCCCAGCAGTGGACCGCCGAGACCGACGGACACCTGAGGAACCCCCAGTCCGGCCGCTACCTCGACGCCCCCGGCGGCAACACCGCCAACGGCACCCGCCTCCAGATCTGGGACCGCAACACCAACCCCTGGCAGACCTGGCACCTCCCCACCTGA
- a CDS encoding family 1 glycosylhydrolase produces MTSAEDPPCPISSEGLTDLLRVQREYPAAPLAIAENGGAFPDTVRDVEGGRVQDDRIAFLSSHIDAVADACAQGADVRGYFVWTSLDNFEWAHGYGPAFGLVPVDRESMKRTPKKSALWFGDFLRGRHTADQSGTAPHTP; encoded by the coding sequence GTGACGAGCGCGGAGGACCCGCCGTGTCCGATCTCTTCTGAGGGGCTGACCGACCTGCTGCGAGTGCAGCGCGAGTACCCGGCGGCCCCCTTGGCGATCGCGGAGAACGGGGGTGCCTTCCCCGACACGGTACGGGACGTGGAAGGTGGCCGGGTCCAGGACGACCGCATCGCGTTCCTGTCCTCGCACATCGACGCGGTTGCCGACGCCTGTGCGCAAGGCGCCGATGTGCGGGGGTACTTCGTGTGGACCTCGCTGGACAACTTCGAGTGGGCCCACGGCTACGGCCCGGCCTTCGGCCTGGTCCCGGTGGACCGGGAGTCCATGAAGCGCACTCCAAAGAAGAGCGCCCTGTGGTTCGGGGACTTCTTACGAGGCCGCCACACCGCCGACCAATCCGGAACAGCCCCGCACACGCCGTGA
- a CDS encoding ROK family protein: protein MRVRIPGLRRAAGQRHVLTRPALKAGRQPSGTADGETLAADAHSGDAIALPSFDTSVRAPAAAVAAVATSVEIEVAVIGGGVAEAHDVLFSPLRRHLAAYAVLPSPPASVSSAPRCGPTPDSSGPA, encoded by the coding sequence GTGCGCGTGCGGATCCCGGGGCTGCGTCGAGCAGCCGGCCAGCGGCACGTCCTCACCCGCCCGGCTCTGAAGGCCGGCCGGCAGCCCTCCGGGACCGCCGACGGCGAGACGCTCGCGGCCGACGCGCACTCGGGAGACGCCATCGCCCTGCCCTCCTTCGACACCTCCGTCCGCGCTCCGGCAGCCGCCGTCGCCGCGGTGGCCACCTCGGTGGAGATCGAGGTGGCCGTCATCGGCGGCGGCGTCGCCGAAGCCCACGACGTGCTCTTTTCACCCCTGCGCCGCCACCTCGCCGCCTACGCGGTGCTGCCTTCGCCGCCGGCGTCCGTATCGAGCGCGCCGCGCTGCGGGCCGACGCCGGACTCATCGGGGCCGGCCTGA
- a CDS encoding glycosyl hydrolase — protein MIFRRRGRPWRSLLAAASLAAAAVLGVGPQQSAQAYPAPVSRTDLINALSAVSGAHTVSGIFQNPQTPNQWTQKYHDITGKYPGLWGSDFLYDAPTVAARQNIVNQGKTEWANGSIVALSFHTCPPTTGSTCDWTQDIEGRLSDAQWTQTITNGTALNVAFKRRLDEAVPYLQQFKDAGIPVLFRPQHEMNEGWAWWGGRPGPDGSARLFQITHDYLVSKGLTNLVWVWNVKDISGGAAHVADYWPGASYVDIASVDAWDNHQVPYEWYQAMLNVAGGKPIALAEVGQTPTPATLTAQPRWAYWMMWSHYLTDPAWNTNAGVQASAWDSRTDNQGQLGLSGSPGGGGGAPGTGPITGLAGKCADVPGGNTANGTQAQLWTCNGSAQQTWTVAADGTVRDLGKCLDVSGGASADGTKVQIWDCGSGNTHQQWAYRSATRQLVNPATGKCLDVTGQSSADGAKLQLWACNGQTNQQWTLPS, from the coding sequence ATGATCTTCAGACGGAGGGGCCGCCCGTGGCGTTCCCTGCTGGCGGCGGCGAGCCTGGCGGCCGCGGCCGTCCTCGGCGTCGGACCGCAACAGAGCGCGCAGGCGTATCCGGCTCCGGTGAGCCGCACCGATCTGATCAACGCCCTCAGCGCCGTCTCAGGCGCTCACACGGTGTCGGGGATCTTCCAGAACCCGCAGACCCCGAACCAGTGGACTCAGAAGTACCACGACATCACCGGCAAGTACCCCGGCCTGTGGGGCAGCGACTTCCTCTATGACGCTCCCACGGTGGCGGCGCGGCAGAACATCGTCAACCAGGGCAAGACGGAGTGGGCGAACGGCTCGATCGTCGCCCTGTCGTTCCACACCTGCCCGCCGACCACCGGCAGCACCTGCGACTGGACCCAGGACATCGAGGGCCGTCTCTCGGACGCCCAGTGGACCCAGACCATCACCAACGGAACCGCGCTCAACGTCGCGTTCAAGCGCCGCCTCGACGAAGCGGTTCCCTACCTGCAGCAGTTCAAGGACGCCGGGATACCGGTGCTCTTCCGGCCCCAGCACGAGATGAACGAGGGCTGGGCGTGGTGGGGCGGCCGGCCCGGCCCCGACGGCAGCGCCAGGCTGTTCCAGATCACCCACGACTACCTGGTCTCCAAGGGGCTGACCAACCTCGTCTGGGTCTGGAACGTCAAGGACATCAGCGGCGGGGCGGCCCACGTCGCCGACTACTGGCCGGGCGCCTCGTACGTGGACATCGCCAGTGTCGACGCGTGGGACAACCACCAGGTCCCGTACGAGTGGTACCAGGCGATGCTGAATGTCGCCGGCGGCAAGCCGATCGCACTCGCCGAGGTCGGGCAGACCCCCACACCCGCGACTCTGACAGCGCAACCGCGCTGGGCCTACTGGATGATGTGGTCGCACTACCTCACCGACCCGGCGTGGAACACCAACGCCGGTGTGCAGGCGAGCGCCTGGGACAGCCGCACCGACAACCAGGGCCAGCTCGGTCTCAGCGGTTCTCCGGGCGGCGGGGGCGGCGCACCCGGGACCGGGCCGATCACCGGACTGGCCGGCAAGTGCGCCGACGTCCCCGGCGGCAACACCGCCAACGGCACCCAGGCGCAACTGTGGACGTGCAACGGCTCGGCGCAGCAGACGTGGACGGTCGCGGCCGACGGCACCGTGCGCGACCTCGGCAAGTGCCTGGACGTCTCGGGCGGTGCGAGCGCCGACGGCACCAAGGTGCAGATCTGGGACTGCGGCAGCGGCAACACCCACCAGCAGTGGGCTTATCGCTCCGCCACCCGCCAGCTGGTCAACCCCGCGACCGGCAAGTGCCTGGACGTGACCGGCCAGAGCAGCGCCGACGGCGCCAAGCTCCAGCTGTGGGCGTGCAACGGCCAGACCAACCAGCAGTGGACGCTGCCGTCATGA
- a CDS encoding glycosyl hydrolase, whose amino-acid sequence MRPKIFNRRTAALLAALPLAAAAWLATSPSPASATGASTPAAVIDYLHQISGNHVISGVHNKEPLSNPAQYTAQAHSITGKYPGLWGGELGFTTADIANRQTLVNQAKTEWANGSLVALTWHMCKPNVSTCDFNGGINGASLSGSDWSQLITNGSSLNSAYKAKLDTAVPYFQQLKDAGVPVLFRPLHEMNESWAWWGGRSGADGSARLFQITHDYLVSKGLSNIVWVWNVKDTDQNGGSGGVSGFYPGDNYVDVASLDPWVHSWPGSDWYNAMLNVAHGKPVSLAEVGTVPTAAQLASQPQWAWFMIWSEYLTSANSTSGLQATFNASRVLSQGQFTIPTGTTPPTTPPTSPPGGSRTGVVTGVGGKCVDVASAGTANGTAVQLYDCNGSAAQSWTVGGDGTVRALGKCLDVTGQGTANGTKLQLWDCNGSGAQQWTAETDGHLRNPQSGRYLDAPGGNTANGTRLQIWDRNTNPWQTWHLPT is encoded by the coding sequence TTGAGACCGAAGATCTTCAACCGTAGGACGGCCGCTCTTCTGGCCGCGCTGCCGCTGGCCGCGGCGGCCTGGCTGGCCACTTCGCCGTCTCCGGCGTCCGCGACCGGCGCCTCGACGCCGGCCGCGGTCATCGACTATCTGCACCAGATCAGCGGCAATCACGTGATCAGCGGCGTCCACAACAAGGAGCCGCTGAGCAACCCCGCGCAGTACACCGCGCAGGCGCACTCGATCACCGGCAAGTACCCCGGGCTGTGGGGGGGCGAACTCGGCTTCACCACCGCCGACATCGCCAACCGTCAGACCCTGGTCAACCAGGCCAAGACCGAGTGGGCCAACGGCTCGCTGGTCGCCCTGACCTGGCATATGTGCAAGCCGAACGTGTCGACCTGTGACTTCAACGGCGGCATCAACGGCGCCAGTCTGTCCGGCTCCGACTGGAGTCAGCTGATCACGAACGGCAGCTCGCTCAACAGCGCGTACAAGGCGAAGCTCGACACCGCCGTGCCGTACTTCCAGCAGTTGAAGGACGCCGGGGTACCGGTGCTGTTCCGGCCGCTGCACGAGATGAACGAAAGCTGGGCGTGGTGGGGCGGCCGCTCCGGAGCCGACGGCAGCGCCAGGCTGTTCCAGATCACCCACGACTACCTGGTCTCCAAGGGCCTGAGCAACATCGTCTGGGTGTGGAACGTCAAGGACACCGACCAGAACGGCGGCTCCGGGGGCGTCTCCGGCTTCTATCCCGGTGACAACTACGTCGACGTGGCCAGCCTCGACCCGTGGGTGCACTCCTGGCCGGGCAGCGACTGGTACAACGCCATGCTGAACGTCGCCCACGGCAAACCCGTCTCGCTCGCCGAGGTCGGCACGGTGCCGACGGCCGCGCAGCTTGCCTCGCAGCCGCAGTGGGCCTGGTTCATGATCTGGTCCGAGTACCTCACCTCGGCGAACTCCACCTCGGGCCTGCAGGCGACGTTCAACGCCTCCCGGGTCCTCAGCCAGGGCCAGTTCACGATTCCCACGGGTACGACGCCTCCGACGACTCCGCCGACGTCGCCTCCTGGTGGGTCGCGTACGGGTGTGGTCACGGGTGTGGGCGGTAAGTGTGTGGATGTGGCGTCGGCCGGTACGGCGAACGGGACGGCGGTGCAGTTGTACGACTGCAACGGCAGTGCGGCGCAGTCCTGGACCGTCGGTGGCGACGGGACGGTCCGGGCGCTGGGCAAGTGCCTGGACGTGACCGGGCAGGGCACCGCCAACGGCACGAAGCTGCAGCTCTGGGACTGCAACGGCTCCGGCGCCCAGCAGTGGACCGCCGAGACCGACGGACACCTGAGGAACCCCCAGTCCGGCCGCTACCTCGACGCCCCCGGCGGCAACACCGCCAACGGCACCCGCCTCCAGATCTGGGACCGCAACACCAACCCCTGGCAGACCTGGCACCTCCCCACCTGA